In one window of Nocardiopsis aegyptia DNA:
- the uvrC gene encoding excinuclease ABC subunit UvrC yields the protein MAATPHLRPAPGSIPTSPGVYRFRDQAGRVIYVGKAKNLRSRLSSYFRDFAGLHPRTQQMVSTAADVDWTIVGTEVEALQLEYSWIKQYDPRFNVKYRDDKSYPYLAVTLNEEFPRVQVMRGAKRKGVRYFGPYSHAWAIRETVDLLLRVFPVRTCSPGVFRGARNSGRPCLLGYIGKCVAPCVGKATPQEHRDLVDDFCSFLAGDTGRFIRRLEARMTEAAQEMEYERAARLRDDIEALKAALEKQAVVLPDSTDCDVIAMADDPLEAALQIFHVRGGRIRGRRGYVVDKVTDAGPGELMETFLGQLYGAAEGTDETAGTGTAVPREVLVSHAPEDIGAVASWLSEHRGSAVDVRVPQRGDKKALMETVDKNARESLARHKTHRAGDLSTRGRALNEIQEALDLPEAPLRIECYDISNLQGEHVVASMVVFEDGLARKSEYRRFAIRGSGPGGAEQHDVAAMYEVITRRFRRYLEESSRSGEVARMGETGDHGGHQSDSEPSPGKFAYPPNLVVVDGARPQAEAARRALDELGIEDVAVCGLAKRLEEVWLPDDEDPVILPRTGEGLYLLQRVRDEAHRFAITYHRQMRAKALTGSSLDELAGLGPARRSALIKEFGSVKRLASATAEEIAAVPGIGPKLAEAVHAHLTGGPAGGDTDRAPGQQSTDGGGDT from the coding sequence ATGGCTGCGACTCCTCACCTGCGCCCGGCGCCCGGTTCCATCCCGACCTCCCCCGGTGTGTACCGGTTCCGGGACCAGGCGGGCCGCGTCATCTACGTGGGCAAGGCCAAGAACCTGCGGTCGCGGCTCTCCTCCTACTTCCGCGACTTCGCCGGGCTGCACCCGCGGACCCAGCAGATGGTCTCCACCGCCGCCGACGTGGACTGGACGATCGTCGGCACCGAGGTGGAGGCGCTCCAGCTGGAGTACTCCTGGATCAAGCAGTACGACCCGCGCTTCAACGTCAAGTACCGCGACGACAAGAGCTACCCCTACCTCGCCGTCACGCTCAACGAGGAGTTCCCGCGCGTGCAGGTGATGCGGGGGGCCAAGCGCAAGGGCGTGCGCTACTTCGGCCCCTACTCCCACGCCTGGGCCATCCGTGAGACCGTCGACCTCCTCCTGCGCGTCTTTCCCGTGCGCACCTGCTCCCCGGGCGTCTTCCGGGGGGCCCGTAACAGCGGGCGCCCGTGCCTGCTCGGCTACATCGGCAAGTGCGTGGCCCCCTGTGTGGGCAAGGCCACACCGCAGGAGCACAGGGACCTGGTCGACGACTTCTGCTCCTTCCTGGCCGGCGACACCGGCCGCTTCATCCGTCGGCTGGAGGCGCGGATGACCGAGGCGGCCCAGGAGATGGAGTACGAGCGCGCCGCGCGGCTGCGCGACGACATCGAGGCGCTCAAGGCCGCCCTGGAGAAGCAGGCCGTCGTCCTGCCCGACTCCACCGACTGCGACGTCATCGCCATGGCCGACGACCCACTGGAGGCGGCCCTCCAGATCTTCCACGTGCGCGGCGGCCGGATCCGCGGCCGGCGCGGCTACGTCGTGGACAAGGTCACCGACGCCGGTCCGGGCGAGCTGATGGAGACCTTCCTCGGGCAGCTCTACGGGGCCGCGGAGGGCACCGACGAGACCGCCGGGACCGGCACGGCCGTCCCGCGCGAGGTCCTGGTCTCGCACGCCCCCGAGGACATCGGAGCCGTGGCGTCGTGGCTGTCGGAGCACCGGGGTTCGGCCGTGGACGTGCGGGTGCCGCAGCGCGGGGACAAGAAGGCGCTCATGGAGACCGTGGACAAGAACGCCCGCGAGTCGCTGGCCCGGCACAAGACCCACCGGGCGGGCGACCTGAGCACGCGCGGGCGCGCCCTCAACGAGATCCAGGAGGCGCTGGACCTGCCCGAGGCGCCGCTGCGCATCGAGTGCTACGACATCTCCAACCTCCAGGGCGAGCACGTGGTGGCGTCCATGGTGGTGTTCGAGGACGGGCTGGCGCGCAAGTCGGAGTACCGGCGCTTCGCCATCCGCGGCAGCGGGCCGGGCGGGGCCGAGCAGCACGACGTCGCGGCCATGTACGAGGTCATCACCCGCCGCTTCCGCCGCTACCTGGAGGAGAGCTCGCGCAGCGGGGAGGTGGCGCGGATGGGCGAGACCGGCGACCACGGGGGTCACCAAAGCGACTCCGAGCCGTCACCCGGTAAGTTCGCCTATCCCCCTAACCTTGTGGTGGTGGACGGCGCGCGGCCCCAGGCCGAGGCGGCGCGCCGGGCACTGGACGAGCTCGGTATCGAGGACGTGGCCGTGTGCGGGTTGGCCAAGCGCCTGGAGGAGGTGTGGTTGCCCGACGACGAGGACCCGGTCATCCTGCCGCGGACGGGGGAGGGCCTGTACCTGTTGCAGCGGGTCCGCGACGAGGCCCACCGGTTCGCCATCACCTACCACCGGCAGATGCGGGCCAAGGCGCTCACGGGCAGCAGCCTGGACGAACTGGCCGGACTGGGCCCGGCCCGCCGGTCCGCGCTGATCAAGGAGTTCGGTTCGGTGAAACGACTGGCCTCGGCCACGGCCGAGGAGATCGCGGCGGTGCCGGGCATCGGCCCCAAACTGGCGGAGGCCGTGCACGCGCACCTGACGGGAGGGCCCGCCGGAGGGGACACCGACCGGGCGCCGGGACAGCAGAGTACTGACGGGGGAGGAGACACATGA
- the whiA gene encoding DNA-binding protein WhiA encodes MAMTGVVKDELSRLAILKPCCRKAEVSTILRFTGGLHLVGGRIVIEAELDTGAAARRLRKDISEVFGHESEVVVLSPSGLRKGNRYVVRVIKDGESLARQTGLVDNHGRPVRGLPRHVVAGGACDSESAWRGAFIAHGSLTEPGRSMSLEVTCPGPEAALALVGAARRLKVHAKAREVRGVDRVVVRDGDSIGALLTLLGAHQSVLAWEERRMRREVRATANRLANFDDANLRRSARAAVAAGARVERALEILGEDAPEHLVAAGQLRLAHKQASLEELGQLSSPPLTKDAIAGRIRRLLAMADKRASDLGIEGTEANLTPDMLVP; translated from the coding sequence ATGGCGATGACCGGCGTGGTGAAGGACGAGTTGAGCCGACTGGCGATTCTCAAGCCATGCTGCCGCAAGGCGGAGGTGTCCACCATCCTGCGTTTCACCGGAGGACTGCACCTGGTGGGCGGACGGATCGTGATCGAGGCCGAACTCGACACCGGTGCCGCGGCGCGACGGCTCCGCAAGGACATCTCGGAGGTCTTCGGGCACGAGTCCGAGGTCGTCGTGCTCTCCCCGAGCGGTCTGCGCAAGGGCAACCGGTACGTGGTGCGGGTGATCAAGGACGGCGAGTCGCTGGCCCGCCAGACGGGTCTGGTGGACAACCACGGGCGGCCGGTCCGCGGACTGCCCCGGCACGTGGTGGCGGGCGGGGCCTGTGACTCGGAGTCGGCCTGGCGCGGCGCGTTCATCGCGCACGGGTCGCTGACCGAGCCCGGCCGGTCGATGTCGCTGGAGGTCACCTGCCCGGGGCCGGAGGCGGCGCTGGCGCTGGTGGGGGCCGCGCGGAGGCTGAAGGTGCACGCCAAGGCGCGCGAGGTGCGCGGTGTGGACCGGGTGGTCGTGCGCGACGGCGACTCCATCGGGGCGCTGCTGACGCTCCTGGGCGCCCACCAGAGTGTGCTGGCGTGGGAGGAGCGGCGGATGCGCCGGGAGGTGCGCGCCACGGCGAACCGGCTGGCGAACTTCGACGACGCGAACCTGCGCCGCAGCGCGCGGGCCGCGGTCGCGGCCGGCGCGCGGGTGGAGCGGGCGTTGGAGATCCTGGGGGAGGACGCCCCGGAGCACCTGGTGGCCGCCGGGCAGCTGCGGCTGGCGCACAAGCAGGCGTCGCTGGAGGAGCTCGGACAGCTGTCGTCGCCGCCGCTGACCAAGGACGCCATCGCGGGGCGCATACGGCGTCTGCTGGCGATGGCCGACAAACGGGCGAGCGATCTGGGGATCGAGGGAACAGAGGCGAACCTCACTCCCGACATGCTCGTGCCCTGA
- a CDS encoding phosphoglycerate kinase yields the protein MRTIDDLDVSGKRVFVRADLNVPLDGDRITDDGRIRAALPTIEKLRERGARVIVAAHLGRPKGAPEPRYSLRPVAARLGELLGADVAFAADTAGESARATSAALADGQVALLENVRFEPGETSKDDAERGELADRFAQLADLYVGDAFGAVHRRHASVFDLPGKLPHAVGGLVLTEVEVLRKLTDAPERPYAVVLGGSKVSDKLGVIDNLLGAADRLLIGGGMVFTFLKAKGYEVGSSLLEADQLDTVRGYLERAEREGVEIVLPVDVVAAEKFAADAPHAPVDVQAIPADRMGLDIGPRSQELFAAKLADTRTVFWNGPMGVFEMEPYAGGTRALAQSLIDSGAFTVVGGGDSAAAVRALGFDEAAFGHISTGGGASLEYLEGKDLPGIDALA from the coding sequence ATGCGGACGATCGACGACCTCGACGTCTCCGGTAAGCGCGTGTTCGTCCGAGCCGACCTCAACGTGCCCCTGGACGGCGACCGCATCACCGACGACGGCCGGATCCGCGCCGCCCTGCCCACCATCGAGAAGCTGCGCGAGCGCGGCGCCCGCGTCATCGTCGCCGCCCACCTGGGCCGCCCCAAGGGCGCGCCGGAGCCGCGCTACTCGCTGCGCCCGGTCGCGGCCCGCCTGGGCGAGCTGCTCGGCGCCGACGTGGCCTTCGCCGCCGACACCGCCGGGGAGTCCGCCCGCGCCACCTCGGCCGCGCTCGCCGACGGCCAGGTCGCGCTCCTGGAGAACGTGCGCTTCGAGCCGGGCGAGACCAGCAAGGACGACGCCGAGCGCGGCGAACTCGCCGACCGCTTCGCCCAGCTCGCCGACCTCTACGTCGGCGACGCCTTCGGCGCGGTGCACCGCAGGCACGCCAGCGTCTTCGACCTGCCCGGCAAGCTGCCCCACGCCGTCGGCGGCCTCGTCCTGACCGAGGTCGAGGTGCTGCGCAAGCTCACCGACGCGCCCGAGCGCCCCTACGCCGTGGTCCTGGGCGGGTCCAAGGTCTCCGACAAGCTCGGCGTCATCGACAACCTCCTCGGCGCCGCGGACCGCCTGCTCATCGGCGGCGGCATGGTCTTCACCTTCCTCAAGGCCAAGGGCTACGAGGTCGGCTCCAGCCTGCTGGAGGCCGACCAGCTCGACACCGTGCGCGGCTACCTGGAGCGCGCCGAGCGCGAGGGCGTGGAGATCGTCCTGCCCGTCGACGTCGTGGCCGCGGAGAAGTTCGCCGCCGACGCCCCCCACGCGCCGGTCGACGTCCAGGCCATCCCGGCCGACCGCATGGGCCTGGACATCGGCCCCCGCAGCCAGGAGCTGTTCGCCGCCAAGCTCGCCGACACCAGGACGGTCTTCTGGAACGGGCCCATGGGCGTGTTCGAGATGGAGCCCTACGCCGGCGGTACCCGGGCGCTGGCCCAGTCCCTGATCGACTCCGGCGCCTTCACCGTGGTGGGCGGCGGCGACTCCGCCGCGGCCGTGCGCGCGCTGGGCTTCGACGAGGCGGCCTTCGGCCACATCTCCACCGGCGG
- a CDS encoding gluconeogenesis factor YvcK family protein, translated as MSNSTAPDEEGRRPPRVVALGGGHGLHASLSALRRVTTDVTAIVTVADDGGSSGRLREELGVLPPGDLRMALAALCGDDEWGHTWSEVIQHRFRSEGDLHGHAVGNLLIVALWELLGDSVAGLDWVGQLLGAHGRVLPMSSVPLDIAAEVAGIDPLRPEETTVVRGQVACASTSGRVRSISLIPEEPPASPQAVKAVREADWVVFGPGSWFTSVLPHLLVPELADALVSTRAQRMVTLNLSPQRGETDHFRPETYLEVLHEHAPKLGVDVVLADRGTVDDVEPLTSVVRRLGGRLELDDLNRGDGTPRHDPERLAAALERILTE; from the coding sequence ATGTCGAACAGCACCGCACCGGACGAGGAGGGCCGACGCCCGCCCCGGGTGGTCGCCCTGGGTGGCGGGCACGGCCTGCACGCCTCCCTGTCCGCGCTGCGCCGGGTGACCACCGACGTGACGGCGATCGTCACGGTCGCCGACGACGGCGGGTCCAGCGGCCGGCTCCGCGAGGAGCTGGGCGTCCTGCCCCCCGGCGACCTGCGGATGGCCCTGGCGGCCCTGTGCGGTGACGACGAGTGGGGCCACACCTGGAGCGAGGTCATCCAGCACCGGTTCCGGTCCGAGGGGGACCTGCACGGCCATGCGGTGGGCAACCTGCTCATCGTGGCGCTGTGGGAGCTGCTGGGCGACTCCGTGGCGGGCCTGGACTGGGTGGGCCAGCTCCTGGGCGCGCACGGGCGGGTCCTGCCGATGTCGTCGGTGCCGCTGGACATCGCGGCCGAGGTGGCGGGGATCGATCCGCTGCGGCCGGAGGAGACCACGGTCGTGCGGGGCCAGGTGGCGTGCGCCAGCACCAGCGGCCGGGTGCGGTCCATCTCGCTCATCCCCGAGGAGCCCCCGGCCAGCCCGCAGGCGGTCAAGGCGGTGCGCGAGGCGGACTGGGTGGTCTTCGGCCCCGGGTCGTGGTTCACCAGTGTGCTGCCCCACCTGCTGGTCCCCGAGCTGGCCGACGCCCTGGTCAGCACCCGCGCCCAGCGCATGGTCACATTGAACCTGTCCCCGCAGCGCGGGGAGACCGACCACTTCCGGCCGGAGACCTATCTGGAGGTGCTGCACGAGCACGCCCCCAAGCTCGGGGTGGACGTGGTGCTGGCCGACCGTGGGACCGTGGACGACGTCGAACCGCTCACGAGCGTGGTCCGCCGACTGGGCGGGCGCCTGGAACTGGACGACCTGAACCGGGGCGACGGCACGCCCCGGCACGACCCGGAGCGGCTGGCGGCGGCCCTGGAGCGCATCCTGACCGAGTGA
- the gap gene encoding type I glyceraldehyde-3-phosphate dehydrogenase — MTIRVGVNGFGRIGRNFWRAVAAGGSDIEIVAVNDLTDTKTLAHLLKYDTVLGTLAGDVEVGEDFIRVGDKSIKVLAERDPAKLPWSDLNVDVVIESTGRFTKAEDAKKHLAAGAKKVIISAPAKGEDLTVVMGVNDDKYDAANHHVVSNASCTTNCVAPMAKVLLDNFGIQQGLMTTVHAYTNDQVILDFPHSDLRRARAAAQNIIPTTTGAAKATALVLPELQGKLDGMAMRVPVPDGSVTDLVVTLDREVTKDEVNAAFKDAAEGPLKGVLVYTEDPIVSSDIVGTSPSCTLDSSLTMVFGNQVKIVGWYDNEWGYSNRLVDCAKLVGSGL; from the coding sequence GTGACCATCCGTGTAGGCGTCAACGGCTTCGGTCGTATCGGCCGCAATTTCTGGCGCGCGGTCGCCGCTGGCGGCAGCGACATCGAAATCGTCGCGGTCAACGACCTCACCGACACCAAGACGCTCGCGCACCTGCTCAAGTACGACACGGTGCTCGGCACCCTCGCCGGCGACGTCGAGGTGGGCGAGGACTTCATCCGCGTCGGTGACAAGAGCATCAAGGTGCTCGCCGAGCGCGACCCGGCCAAGCTGCCCTGGTCCGACCTGAACGTGGACGTCGTCATCGAGTCCACCGGTCGCTTCACCAAGGCCGAGGACGCCAAGAAGCACCTCGCCGCCGGCGCCAAGAAGGTCATCATCTCCGCCCCGGCCAAGGGCGAGGACCTGACCGTCGTCATGGGCGTCAACGACGACAAGTACGACGCGGCCAACCACCACGTCGTCTCCAACGCCTCCTGCACCACCAACTGTGTGGCGCCGATGGCCAAGGTCCTGCTGGACAACTTCGGTATCCAGCAGGGTCTGATGACGACCGTGCACGCGTACACCAACGACCAGGTCATCCTGGACTTCCCGCACTCGGACCTGCGCCGTGCCCGCGCGGCCGCGCAGAACATCATCCCGACCACGACCGGTGCCGCCAAGGCCACCGCGCTGGTCCTGCCCGAGCTCCAGGGCAAGCTGGACGGCATGGCCATGCGCGTGCCCGTCCCGGACGGCTCCGTGACCGACCTGGTCGTCACCCTGGACCGCGAGGTCACCAAGGACGAGGTCAACGCCGCGTTCAAGGACGCCGCCGAGGGTCCCCTCAAGGGCGTCCTGGTCTACACCGAGGACCCGATCGTGTCCTCGGACATCGTGGGCACCTCGCCCTCCTGCACCCTGGACTCCAGCCTGACCATGGTCTTCGGCAACCAGGTCAAGATCGTCGGCTGGTACGACAACGAGTGGGGCTACTCCAACCGCCTGGTGGACTGCGCCAAGCTGGTCGGTTCCGGCCTCTAG
- the rapZ gene encoding RNase adapter RapZ has protein sequence MTVELGGELPPEVVIVTGMSGAGRSTAARALEDLDWFVVDNLPPGLLPTMIELAGRTHGAVPRVAVVVDVRSLAFTEDLLSTVEELRKRDIVARVLYLEASDEALVRRFEGVRRPHPLQGDGRLTEGIDRERQTLRAVRGEADLVIDTSQLNVHQLKARVIGFFGETDEARPRANVVSFGFKHGLPVDADLVLDCRFLPNPHWVPDLRPMDGRDEPVRDFVLAQDGAKEMIETYAEVLKLTIAGYQREGKHYMTLAVGCTGGRHRSVAMAEQFAEQLRAQEVDVHVVHRDVGRE, from the coding sequence ATGACGGTCGAACTGGGCGGCGAGCTGCCGCCCGAGGTGGTCATCGTCACCGGGATGTCCGGTGCGGGCCGGAGCACGGCGGCCAGGGCGCTGGAGGACCTGGACTGGTTCGTGGTGGACAATCTGCCGCCCGGGCTCCTGCCGACGATGATCGAGCTGGCCGGGCGCACGCACGGGGCGGTGCCCCGGGTCGCGGTGGTGGTGGACGTGCGTTCGCTGGCCTTCACCGAGGACCTGCTGTCCACGGTGGAGGAGCTGCGCAAGCGCGACATCGTCGCGCGCGTGCTCTACCTGGAGGCGAGCGACGAGGCCCTGGTCCGCCGGTTCGAGGGGGTGCGCCGCCCCCACCCGCTGCAGGGCGACGGGCGCCTGACCGAGGGCATCGACCGTGAACGCCAGACGCTGCGGGCGGTACGCGGGGAGGCCGACCTGGTCATCGACACCTCGCAGCTCAACGTGCACCAGCTCAAGGCGCGCGTGATCGGGTTCTTCGGTGAGACCGACGAGGCCCGTCCCCGCGCCAACGTGGTCTCGTTCGGGTTCAAGCACGGCCTGCCGGTCGACGCCGACCTGGTCCTGGACTGCCGCTTCCTGCCCAACCCCCACTGGGTGCCCGACCTGCGGCCGATGGACGGGCGCGACGAGCCGGTGCGCGACTTCGTGCTGGCCCAGGACGGGGCCAAGGAGATGATCGAGACCTACGCGGAGGTCCTCAAGCTGACCATCGCCGGGTACCAGCGCGAGGGCAAGCACTACATGACGCTCGCGGTGGGCTGTACCGGCGGCCGGCACCGCAGCGTGGCCATGGCCGAGCAGTTCGCCGAACAACTGCGCGCCCAGGAGGTCGACGTGCACGTGGTGCACCGGGACGTGGGTCGCGAGTAG